A single region of the Neodiprion pinetum isolate iyNeoPine1 chromosome 5, iyNeoPine1.2, whole genome shotgun sequence genome encodes:
- the LOC124220627 gene encoding uncharacterized protein isoform X1 — translation MEETEESQTGYRKWRHDDSTSIKETHTVAMTDSQLNNNNNNNNNNNNDGEPKYLHKKFKKMATTEATPVESKRETTSDSRIPGNRREKDGEDSAKEPAAKTEAAPEPEGEANEGRKSGYVCPYCKLSCAKPSVLQKHIRAHTNERPYPCVPCGFAFKTRSNLYKHCRSRAHALKMEGGDSSKVSEDSDISLSDSASNGTGTPPPPPSSTPSSVLSVKTVKTGKIYKPKFHTALNNVSHDVEASSVSSNSSTNSSTNSKPNAEQLQEHIDKIITANQAIVEAVDPLLHKLMQRQQSLVEPKYTEQPLNLSSAEENLTRKRCYSESFAHEKDGKQPQNHHHQQQQQQEASIIKELLLKSKAHQNCDGVDGENFVCPSCKISYTSADNLDAHRRYYCKGSPSPRRPEFQLDLDRKDPEFEMKPDYYNTLQPLPSPGPLLGNTRLVDPYVPPMKQRSESAPTTLRSLEELSKYPRPNSLQMFGGEVRILNDTGETKTMRIEPRQTNSPGEQHSVNGKCATSETSSIVVRSGLHSGGTMVHKPPGTPASTTNGSISLPNTPKILAPIIPNISTPNIAPTISCYSYLEQNLNPLTNITAYNPLTLPQAGIASILHGGKIIPYVPGMPGPHTLSGTPSVDISANVPSAEAEYKVIPGIPGLHVVTQPLDLASPVKIHTPNIPGIPGPHSNMQMPSPAQPLDLASPAKELKLCFKTPSSDNLRSGLMSPKVPNLKIESTPDKFRSRVPSGDTHRSEHDRYNLKSGIKYSKSSTESPRERKEFSFEKSPCKTEKTFTYPNDADSMQKLRYSPKNLTESRKRPSSWASAEFEQGRSSSAESVRQSPVVFKYETVPHENGRTKLAALQLPGNVQQDVKTRTLQMENCGAMNGIKSKHEFQNAPVITVNLDSSNTEVPSKPSHGDLLAISRESKPADSLHSPSISNEDATGVEESNTNNKFLRPTSLPLKPGTFTPKRHHGITPTANTLPLISPETPRPRKSYGQLYLNGHAYTYLGLKCSTRVFYCTLNRPQPMYVTQQHTLSMYSNWKICKEAPLDLDLAHYDSRRRPMSYTTASKKHDDILTHSSQRPTTPASSDNNSENDTQEKAKRVKIFDGGFESNEDYIYVRGRGRGRYVCEECGIRCKKPSMLKKHIRTHTDVRPYTCKHCTFSFKTKGNLTKHMKSKAHYKKCVELGVVPVPTLVCDENIDKEAVARLAAGGGNGEESSEEEDETDGEESEESGSEEHDAVQGLLSLSQPSTHRLPGLLPSGRPTTYPYTLTFSQSTICTAVVTTTNSSAPLSSQAAAVIQSDLSHRYYFPSSRAVLEKSRTSVIIQSSKKPGNDTAEVNDDSSVHATDSQINFHQPIDLTTKQTLGPISSPILQRVKPADILTPVSEQLLMQTIVQTMERLPVQGKEWKSEAKGHMLQAYLTERHVMDSKMKLQYRVCCSKLENNCTEKDNIQYLKQHDTIRSKNLDLNGVSTVTYTNPSKMQHTILESRIKSIYKQTQQDCMKIPYNEDVYQNNAYLETRSFDAVDSSYKDTENAGRMVGETDGFDHRVGRGGSPIPTIYKGSLPGRSTPTLDRQSPRNLNVEMTNRNASSIHGQVKSEIDRSSMFNAMKMMSEVERPRDSFTPSQDPKPLSRETRVQCNQSPRSHHQELRPPSREIRVTSSPSQEFKLPNQELRLPSQEYKPANHEPRSSNSQEISVSSNTNSEVSQPSREIRLPQAQDQQSRPNFEVKSSSGHDISRANLQEVQNKSQTAVDPRNSERAEIKQNVDMTKQNMAEGIKHSVARKMVVGGPGFRSPSPPGGSGKPHAEFLQPSSGPAPNYVSYSVTEDGRSVCGICNKVFSKPSQLRLHINIHYFERPFRCESCAVSFRTKGHLTKHERSVAHHNKVSMTSTFGAATTSNPRPFKCTDCKIAFRIHGHLAKHLRSKMHIMKLECLGKLPFGTYAEMERSGINLNDIDTSDCDNSLTSLQSLAQKLYEKDPSKMGQWDADLIPNQGASGGDTSSDEGEPIPMHSMHQYPSPIGMSESEVSRGYHMPILVSEELKPVGEIRHANPQFNQQRQTDFGINERQHRPSRIPAPAPSDDSRTEESGQMYKCNICSVSIRSVAELQIHCFSEHNIEPESSASGDRNGSEGRDVSDNRNKRGLTEDGPIGVIRDDHKRQKVVDDT, via the exons AGACTCATACTGTGGCAATGACAGACTCGCAGTtgaataacaacaacaacaataataataacaacaacaacgatgGCGAACCTAAATACTTGCACAAGAAATTCAAGAAGATGGCGACGACAGAGGCGACGCCGGTGGAATCCAAGCGAGAAACAACCTCGGATAGCCGGATCCCTGGTAATCGTAGGGAGAAAGATGGTGAGGATTCAGCGAAGGAACCAGCAGCGAAGACTGAGGCCGCCCCCGAGCCCGAGGGGGAAGCCAACGAAGGCAGGAAGAGTGGATACGTATGCCCGTACTGCAAATTGTCCTGTGCCAAACCCAGCGTACTACAGAAACACATCAGGGCTCATACTAATGAGAGACCCTATCCATGCGTTCCCTGCGGGTTCGCGTTCAAGACCAGATCGAACCTCTATAAACACTGCAGATCTCGAGCCCATGCTCTTAAAATGGAAGGAGGAGACTCTAGCAAG GTTTCAGAAGATTCTGACATAAGCTTGTCGGATAGCGCGAGTAACGGAACAGGAACACCACCTCCGCCACCGTCGTCGACGCCAAGTTCAGTGTTGAGCGTGAAGACAGTGAAAACGGgtaaaatttacaagccaaaaTTTCACACGGCCTTAAACAATGTGAGCCACGATGTAGAAGCGTCATCGGTTTCGTCGAACTCCTCGACGAATTCGTCGACGAACTCGAAGCCGAACGCTGAACAGCTGCAGGAGCACATAGACAAAATAATAACAGCCAATCAGGCAATCGTGGAGGCGGTAGACCCACTACTTCACAAGCTGATGCAAAGGCAGCAGAGTTTGGTGGAACCAAAGTACACTGAGCAACCGTTAAATCTCTCATCGGCGGAAGAAAACTTGACGAGGAAGCGGTGCTACAGCGAAAGTTTCGCCCACGAGAAGGATGGTAAGCAGCCGCAGAATCATcaccaccagcagcagcagcagcaagaAGCATCGATAATAAAGGAGCTTCTCTTGAAGTCTAAGGCGCATCAGAACTGCGATGGTGTGGATGGTGAAAACTTTGTCTGCCCGTCGTGTAAAATCTCTTATACTAGCGCCGATAACCTTGACGCCCACAGGCGGTACTACTGCAAAGGATCGCCTAGCCCGAGGCGACCCGAATTTCAGCTTGACCTCGACAGAAAAGACCCGGAGTTCGAGATGAAACCCGACTACTACAACACCCTCCAGCCACTCCCGTCGCCGGGTCCGCTTCTTGGTAACACGAGATTAGTCGACCCCTACGTACCGCCAATGAAACAGAGATCTGAATCCGCGCCAACGACACTGAGGTCGCTGGAGGAACTGTCCAAGTATCCGAGACCAAACTCGCTCCAGATGTTTGGTGGCGAAGTGAGGATACTCAACGACACCGGAGAGACGAAAACGATGAGGATAGAACCCCGTCAAACGAATTCACCTGGTGAACAGCACTCGGTTAACGGCAAGTGCGCAACTTCGGAGACTTCCTCGATAGTGGTTAGGTCTGGACTTCACTCCGGCGGAACCATGGTTCACAAACCGCCCGGCACTCCAGCCAGCACAACGAACGGTTCCATATCCCTGCCAAATACACCGAAGATATTGGCACCTATCATACCCAACATATCAACTCCTAACATAGCGCCAACGATATCCTGTTATAGTTACTTAGAGCAGAACCTCAACCCCCTAACGAACATCACGGCCTACAATCCGCTAACCTTGCCGCAGGCTGGTATAGCTAGCATTTTGCACGGCGGTAAGATCATACCTTACGTACCTGGCATGCCTGGTCCCCACACTTTGTCCGGAACACCTTCGGTCGACATATCCGCCAACGTACCCAGTGCCGAGGCCGAGTACAAGGTGATTCCCGGTATCCCCGGACTCCACGTCGTTACTCAACCCCTGGATCTCGCCAGTCCCGTCAAAATTCATACACCCAACATTCCGGGTATACCTGGACCGCATTCCAACATGCAAATGCCGTCACCCGCTCAGCCGTTGGACCTCGCCAGTCCAGCCAAGGAGCTTAAACTCTGCTTCAAGACTCCGAGTAGTGATAATTTGCGGTCCGGTTTGATGAGCCCAAAAGTTCCTAATCTCAAGATTGAATCTACCCCGGATAAATTCAGGTCCAGAGTGCCCAGCGGTGATACGCATAGATCGGAGCATGATCGTTACAACTTGAAATCTGGGATCAAGTACAGTAAGAGTAGTACTGAGAGCCCGAGGGAGAGGAAGGaattttcgtttgaaaaaagtcCGTGCAAGACGGAAAAGACTTTCACATATCCAAACGACGCTGATAGTATGCAGAAGCTTAGATACTCGCCGAAAAATCTTACCGAAAGTAGAAAGAGGCCAAGTAGCTGGGCCAGTGCGGAATTTGAACAGGGCCGATCGTCCTCCGCCGAGTCTGTGAGACAGAGTCCCGTGGTTTTCAAATACGAAACGGTGCCCCATGAAAACGGCCGTACGAAATTAGCGGCGTTACAGTTGCCGGGAAATGTTCAACAGGATGTTAAGACAAGGACGTTGCAAATGGAAAATTGTGGAGCGATGAACGGAATAAAGTCAAAACACGAGTTTCAAAATGCTCCGGTTATAACTGTTAATCTAGATTCTTCCAATACAGAAGTGCCAAGTAAACCTTCACATGGTGATTTATTAGCTATTAGTCGTGAAAGTAAACCAGCGGACAGTCTTCACTCACCAAGTATCAGCAACGAAGACGCAACCGGAGTTGAAGAGAGTAACACCAACAATAAATTTCTGAGGCCGACTTCGCTGCCTCTTAAGCCTGGTACCTTTACCCCAAAACGACACCACGGTATAACGCCAACGGCGAACACGTTGCCCCTGATAAGCCCGGAAACACCGAGGCCGAGGAAATCGTACGGTCAACTGTATTTGAACGGACATGCGTACACCTACCTCGGGCTGAAATGTTCGACTCGAGTATTTTACTGCACATTAAACAGGCCTCAGCCGATGTACGTTACTCAACAACACACCCTGTCTATGTACTCGAACTGGAAAATATGCAAGGAGGCACCACTCGACCTCGACTTGGCCCATTACGACTCGAGACGCCGGCCCATGAGCTACACCACGGCCTCGAAGAAACACGACGATATTTTAACGCATTCCTCGCAAAGACCTACAACCCCTGCAAGCTCGGACAACAACTCCGAAAATGATACTCAGGAAAAAGCTAAACGGGTCAAGATATTCGACGGCGGTTTCGAGAGCAACGAAGATTACATATACGTCAGAGGAAGAG GCCGAGGAAGGTACGTCTGTGAAGAGTGTGGCATCAGATGCAAGAAACCATCGATGCTGAAGAAACATATCAGAACGCATACCGATGTCAGACCATATACCTGCAAGCACTGCACTTTTAG TTTTAAAACAAAGGGAAACCTGACGAAGCACATGAAGTCAAAAGCGCACTACAAAAAATGCGTTGAACTCGGTGTAGTTCCAGTTCCGACGTTGGTGTGCGATGAGAACATCGACAAGGAGGCGGTTGCCAGATTGGCGGCGGGCGGAGGAAACGGCGAAGAATCCTCGGAAGAGGAGGACGAGACTGACGGCGAGGAGAGCGAGGAATCCGGAAGCGAAGAGCACGACGCTGTTCAGGGATTGCTGAGCTTGTCTCAACCCAGCACGCACCGACTGCCGGGGCTGCTTCCGTCAGGCAGGCCAACGACATATCCGTACACCCTGACCTTTTCCCAGAGTACAATTTGCACGGCGGTCGTAACAACGACGAACAGTTCAGCGCCGCTGAGCAGCCAAGCCGCGGCTGTGATACAGAGTGATTTGTCCCACCGTTATTACTTCCCTTCGAGTCGTGCGGTACTCGAGAAATCAAGGACCAGTGTGATAATACAGTCTTCCAAAAAGCCCGGGAACGATACGGCGGAGGTAAATGATGATTCGTCGGTTCACGCTACCGATTCACAGATCAATTTTCACCAGCCCATAGACCTCACGACCAAACAAACACTCGGCCCAATAAGTTCTCCAATTCTCCAACGAGTCAAGCCTGCCGATATCCTGACCCCGGTCTCCGAGCAGCTTTTGATGCAGACGATTGTCCAGACCATGGAAAGACTTCCGGTGCAGGGTAAGGAGTGGAAATCCGAGGCCAAAGGACACATGCTGCAGGCGTATCTTACCGAAAGACACGTGATGGACAGTAAAATGAAGCTGCAGTATCGAGTGTGCTGCTCAAAGCTCGAGAACAACTGCACAGAGAAGGATAATATACAATACTTGAAGCAGCACGACACAATCAGATCGAAGAATTTAGATCTAAACGGGGTGTCCACCGTGACTTACACGAACCCCAGCAAGATGCAGCATACCATACTAGAGTCGAGAATTAAAAGTATTTACAAGCAGACGCAGCAAGACTGTATGAAAATTCCTTACAATGAAGATGTCTACCAAAACAACGCTTACCTTGAGACGCGGTCTTTTGACGCGGTCGATTCATCCTATAAGGACACGGAGAACGCGGGTCGGATGGTGGGCGAAACTGACGGTTTTGACCACCGAGTCGGAAGAGGCGGAAGCCCCATTCCGACCATTTACAAAGGCAGCTTGCCGGGGCGAAGTACACCAACTTTGGACCGTCAGTCACCTCGAAATTTGAACGTGGAGATGACGAACCGAAACGCGTCATCTATCCACGGACAGGTGAAGAGTGAGATAGACAGGAGCTCGATGTTCAACGCAATGAAAATGATGAGCGAGGTGGAGAGGCCGAGGGACAGCTTCACTCCTAGCCAGGATCCAAAGCCCCTGAGTCGAGAAACCAGGGTTCAATGCAACCAGAGTCCAAGATCTCATCATCAGGAATTACGGCCGCCGAGTCGAGAGATTCGCGTCACTTCTTCGCCTAGTCAAGAGTTTAAGCTGCCGAATCAAGAGCTTAGGCTACCTAGTCAAGAGTACAAGCCGGCTAATCACGAACCAAGGAGTTCCAACAGCCAAGAAATATCCGTGTCGTCTAATACGAATTCGGAAGTCAGCCAACCAAGCAGAGAAATAAGGCTGCCTCAGGCACAAGACCAACAGTCCAGGCCAAATTTCGAGGTGAAATCTTCATCGGGGCACGATATTTCCAGGGCTAATTTGCAGGAGGTGCAAAACAAGTCGCAAACAGCTGTTGATCCGAGGAATTCTGAGCGTGCGGAGATTAAGCAGAACGTCGACATGACCAAGCAGAACATGGCCGAAGGCATTAAGCACTCCGTGGCCCGAAAAATGGTCGTTGGTGGGCCCGGATTTAGATCTCCGTCACCACCAGGTGGAAGTGGGAAACCTCACGCTGAATTTTTGCAGCCGTCAAGTGGACCTGCCCCAAATTACGTGAG TTACAGCGTGACTGAAGATGGTAGAAGCGTGTGTGGAATCTGCAACAAAGTGTTCAGCAAACCGAGTCAGCTCAGGCTACATATCAATATTCACTATTTTGAGCGGCCCTTCAGGTGCGAGAGTTGCGCTGTATCGTTCAGGACCAAAGGCCACCTCACAAAGCACGAGCGCTCGGTTGCTCATCACAACAAA GTAAGCATGACGTCCACTTTTGGCGCTGCTACAACGAGCAATCCTCGACCGTTCAAGTGTACGGACTGCAAGATTGCTTTCAGGATACATGGACACCTCGCTAAGCATTTGCGAAGTAAAATGCACATCATGAAGTTAGAGTGCCTGGGAAAATTGCCGTTCGGTACTTACGCGGAAATGGAAAGATCCGGCATTAATCTAAACGACATCGATACTAGTGACTGTGATAATAGTCTAACTAGTCTACAG AGCTTAGCGCAGAAACTCTATGAAAAGGATCCGAGTAAGATGGGTCAGTGGGATGCCGATTTGATTCCAAACCAAGGCGCAAGTGGGGGAGACACTTCATCTGACGAGGGCGAGCCGATCCCAATGCATTCAATGCATCAGTATCCGTCTCCAATAGGAATGTCGGAGAGCGAAGTATCGCGGGGATATCACATGCCGATACTAGTTAGTGAGGAGTTGAAGCCGGTGGGTGAAATTCGTCACGCAAATCCACAGTTCAATCAGCAGCGGCAAACTGACTTCGGAATCAACGAGAGGCAGCATCGACCATCACGAATTCCAGCTCCAGCTCCCAGCGACGACTCAAGGACTGAAGAATCTGGGCAAATGTATAAGTGCAACATTTGCTCGGTGTCAATACGCTCCGTCGCTGAATTGCAGATTCACTGCTTTAGCGAGCACAATATCGAGCCTGAATCATCTGCAAGTGGTGATCGGAATGGCAGCGAGGGCAGGGATGTCAGTGATAATCGTAACAAAAGAGGATTAACCGAAGATGGACCGATCGGTGTTATCAGGGACGATCATAAGAGACAGAAAGTTGTTGATGATACTTAG